In Chitinophaga sp. H8, the sequence TATTATCACTGCATGGGATACAAATGCAAAGGTAGATTTAAGGCTGAAGTGCTAAATAGCAGTTATGAAGAAAAATTAAAGGAAATATACCTCCGGCCTGAAGTGTATGAACTTCTTGGTCTAGTATTAGAAGACGAGAACATTTTTACTTGCCGAAGAGAGTATATAGATGAACGCAAAAGAATACTGGATACTATCTCAAAGCAAGAACTTCATATTTCAAAGGCCAGGAAGTACTTTCTTGATGGACGGATCGACCTTGATGACTTCAGTAAATTGAAAAAGGAACACATTGAGATATTATGCCAGTTGAATCATCAGTTAAAGAGTATTACCCAAAAGTTAACCGGTTGTGATCGTAATGATAATTTGTGGCCCGACACCAATTTCAATGTCTCTCAATCTTATAGAGAGCAGGATACAAAAGGAAAACGCGATATCATAAGCCTGTTTACACCAGCCGCAATAAACCCTGTCACAGTAAATTTTGACTCCCTAAAAATTAATGAAGTAATAGCTCTGATTGTGGAATGCCGTAAATAGGATGTGTTGCATCTCGCATACTTTTTTAATCCTTTAATACAATTGAACATGAGTGAATTTCATTATAAAAATCAGAGTAGTTTTTCAGGTAGAAAGGTATTTGTTAATCAAGCTATTAGATTACTATCCCGGAACGGCATAAGTGTGAACAGGGAAAAAGCCGAAATAATACTGGATTTTCTTTATTTAATTGCGCGGACATATAAAACGCAAAAGAGAGAGATGGCTTCACAGGGTCTGAAACCTAATGATTGAATCGAACACAGGATGTCAGCCTGTAGATTGCAATCTGGCTACATAACAAATCGGCGCTTAAACGTTTCTGAAAAACTCGAACACAATTATTGATCCAGAAATGGAACAATAAAACAATGCAAATCAGCCTGTTAATTGCATAAAAAAAGGAAACGACCAAAACTGATCGTTTCCTTAAGTGCGGAAGAGGAGATTCGAACTCCCAAGCCCTTTCAGGCACTACCACCTCAAAGTAGCGCGTCTACCAATTTCGCCACCTCCGCATCTGGTAGAAGGAGTGCAAAAATAGTTTGTTTTTGAAAATAAGCAAATTTAATTATAAATAATGTCACTATAGCACTGCCACAGGGGATTTAAGAGCGCAATTTCCCGTTATTCCCTGCATTATTTTCTCAGCCAGATCCGGAAGGTACTTCCTTTGTTGAGCTCGGAGGATTTTACAGTGAGCCGTCCTTTGTGATAGTCTTCGATGATCCTTTTAGCGAGGGAGAGGCCCAGGCCCCAGCCTCTTTTCTTGGTACTGAAACCGGGTTTGAACACTTTCTCAAAGTTGCTTTTGGGGATACCTTTGCCGGTATCTGAAACATCGATGATGATATGAGCCGGATGGTTCTCTATATATAGATCGATATCTCCTTTCCCTTCCATAGCATCCAGGGCGTTTTTCAGCAGATTTTCCACTACCCAGTCAAAAAGCGGGGGGCTGATCATGGCAGGGATTTCCTGTTCGGGGGAATGTACAGTCAGGTGTACCTTTTGTGATGCCCGCTTACGGATATAGCTGGTCATGCTTTCAATCTGTTCCACGATGTTCCTTTCTTCCAGTTTGGGCACACTGCCTATTTTGGAGAAGCGGTCGGTGATCAGTTTGAGGCGGTCTATATCTTTACCCAGTTCTGTTACGATAGGGGTGTTGGCCTCATTTTCTTTGAGCAGTTCCATCCAGGCTTCCATAGAAGATAGGGGAGTGCCCAGCTGGTGGGCGGTTTCTTTGGTGAGCCCCACCCACACCATGTTTTGTGTAGCCCTGTTGGCACTGGACAGTGCAAATAATACCACCCCAATGAACAGGGTTACCACGATAAGCTGTATGTAGGGGTAGTACCTGATCTGTTTCAGGATGAGGGAGTCGCCGTAGTAGATATAGTTATAGACTTTTTGTCTGGCATCTACTTCCATGATAAAGGGAGGGTGCTGCTTTTTATAGATGTCCAGCTGGGCTTTCAGGTAGCCTTTGTGCTGGGCAATTTTGGCCGAATCCAGGTTACGGCTGTCGATGATATTCCCCAGCTCATCAGTGAGGATCAGCGGGATAGTAGTATTGGTCGTCACTATTTCGATGGCCAGGTTCAGGTTGGCTTCAGAAGAAGCCTGCAGCAGTTCCCGGTTAGCCTCTACCCAGGTAGCCACCTTTTTCCGTTCTTCCTGCTGGATTTTCTGGGATAAGTTGCTGACGAACCAGATCGTAGTGGCAATAATGATCAGCGCCATGGCTGCCAGTACAAACTTCCATCCTACATACTGTTTAAACATACGGAATACTTGTCGTGCCTAAATTAAGCATAAATAATTGATGGTATAAGGTTTGTGGTGCTTTGGCAGCAGTATTTGCTGCCTGTGCCCCATAAAACCGGGTATACCTGTTTATAAACTGTTAAACCTGCCTGACGGAAGCCATTTATAATGTAAGTTATATAGCATTTTGTTGCATATTTGCAACGCAAAATATCAGTTAACGCATAAACGAAATATCCTTTGTCAGTATTGCCATCAGTAGCTGTAGTTATTCTAAATTGGAACGGGAAGGCTTTTCTTGAAAAGTTCCTGCCCTCCGTATGCAGTTCTACTTATGGTAATTTGGATTTATATGTTGCGGATAATGCGTCTACGGATGACAGTGTTGCTTTTGTAAAAGCACATTATCCACAGATAAAACTTATTCAGAATAAGTATAATAATGGATTTGCAGGAGGCTACAATGCAGCCTTAAAGGAAGTGGAAGCGGATATCTATGTGTTGCTGAACCAGGATGTGGAAGTGGCGCCGGGCTGGATAGAACCGGTAATAGCGCAAATGCAGCAGGACCCCAACATAGCTGCCTGTCAGCCTAAAATGAGGGCTTACCATGACCAGGAGCGTTTTGAGTATGCGGGCGCTGCCGGAGGCTGGATGGATATCCTGGGATATACTTTTTGCCGGGGGCGGATACTGTATACCACTGAAGTGGATCATGGTCAGTATAACGATGCCCAGGACATTTTCTGGGCTACCGGGGCTGCTTTATTTATCAGATCGGCCTGTTTCCGGGAAGTAGGTGGATTTGATGATGATTTTTTTGCACATATGGAGGAAGTGGATCTGTGCTGGCGCTTGCAGCGGGCTGGCTACCGGGTGATGTATTGTCCGGAATCAGTGGTATTCCATGTGGGAGGGGGGAGTTTACCCCAGGGTAATCCCCGGAAGTTATACCTCAATTTCCGGAATAACCTGATGATGCTGTGGAAAAACCTGCATTCGGAAGACAGGTGGATCGTGTTATCCCAGCGGTTTTTCCTGGATCTGCTGGCTGCTGTAAAAAGCCTGGCAGCAGGTAAGCCTAAAGACATGATGGCCATCTTCAGGGCGTATCGCGATTATTATAAATGGCGACGTAAATATGTGAAAAAAGATACTTTGCCGGAGAAGAAATTACTGGCTATCAGTGGGGTGTTTCACGGCATTATGATCTGGCGCTATTATTTTCTTAACAGAAAGAAGTTTTCAGACCTTAACAAATAAGGCATATATCTCCCGGAGTTTTAAGGCATAATAATACCCAAAGTGCGATACACCAAGGTATAAGCTCCTTCAGAAGCTGGGCCAATTGTAAACTTTTTAAATAATACTTTGATTATTATTTGACTTGATGTAAGTTTGCAATGCGAAAAAAACTGATTATGGAACAAAATACGCTTGAAAATAAGAACGACATCACCCTTGACAGGGTTGCGTCCTCCCGGTTCATTTTTTACGTAACTTTTGCTTGTGTGATAGCTTTTGCATTAGGTGGTTGCTACAACCTCTATAAGCATCACTACAAAGGTAAACCAGAAGTAGCTGTACCGGAAAGTACCTTGTATAGTCCAAAGTATAAGTAAGCTGATCAGCTTTCACAGATATTAAAGCCCTGGCCATGAGCCGGGGCTTTTTGTTTGATAGCCTTTGTTATCAGTAAATAAAATGATAGTTGGGAAATGTGTGCAGGGGTATGTGCAAAAAAAAAGTCTGATTGAAATGATCAATCAGACTTTTTTATGGAGCGGAAGACCGGGCTCGAACCGGCCACCCCGACCTTGGCAAGGTCGTGCTCTACCAAATGAGCTACTTCCGCATGATTTGTAAGAACTATGTTGTTTCGTTGGGATTGCAAAAGTAAGAAACTGTTTGAAACTGACAAATAAATTGTTGACTTTTTTTACAGTGTTTGTAAATTTTTTTTCATGAACAGTTGTGCATAGAAATCACACAAAAGTGTAGTATATTGATACACAGGATATACTAAATTTAGTAAATCACAAAAACACGTTATAACTGAATACAACAACCAAATAATTTTAACCACATTTTGAAGAACAGGATGAAACCTTAATTCCATTACTGATTAATTACGTGAAAAATGAAAATGCTTAGCCTATTACTACATCCTGGAACAAAATATGGAAATGCAAATAATGCAGCCGAAACAACGCCTTTGTCTCCTGTATCCCGATCCAGGCAGGAAGACCGTACCATCGCCGTAATTATGATTGTACTGGCCGTTATTTGTGCCGTACTTTTTCTCCAGAGCGGCAATGATGCCTTTTGGAGTTGGTTGGAAAAATAATATAGTTTACCTGATTCGTGCATGAGCAATGAACTATATACCGCACATGTACTATATAATGTAGACTATATCCTATGAAGAAACCAATATCAGACCATTTGTAACCGTTACCGGAAAGGTAACAACAGCACGTTTTTAAATAGCAGCCACCTCCTTTATATAAAAGAGGTGGCTGTTATTCTTTTATATGAATTATACTTCGCTCAGACATCTCACGGTAATACATGAACGGTAAGCCCGGCACTATGTATTATTAAAATCGGCTGTTATATTTACGTCCCGCAGTTTTAAAAGCGGTTATCATGCACCAGTTTACTATCTCTCTACTGATCTTATTATTAGGAGGACATTACGTCTCCGCACAGCAGCCAGTTTATCAATGTACATTTGAAGACCAGCCGGCCCAGGTTACTGCCAAAGGCATCAGCGGAAAGGCATTGAACCTGGAAGCTTCTGCTCCCAGCAGAAAAATCATGCAGGTGCCTTACGCCCTGAAAGGATATAAGGGCTCTTTTACAGTGATGTGCTGGGCAAAAGCCGCCAAAACTGCACAAAACAGTTATGCCATACTGGAAGCCGTATCCGGTAAAGAAGATACACAGAAAGGCTGGACCATTGGCTTGCAGGCTAATGGTGCCTGGTACTGGAAAATCATGCAGGGCAATCAAACATATGAGTACCAGCCTACTGTACAACGGCAAAGTATAAAGGATGATAAATGGCATCTGCTTGCATTTTCTTATGATACTGCCAAGATGGAATGCAGCATGTATTACGACGGGCAGCAGGTAGCGATTTATTATACTCCGGGTATATCCGGTGTGCAGGAAGCAGCTACACTGGATATAGGCGGCCGGAAGCAGGGGGACCTGGAACAGTGGGAGGCTTTCAACGGCTGTGTAGATGAAGTGGGCCTTTATCAGTCGGCATTATCTGCCGAACAGATACAGCAGGCCTGCACCAAATATATGCCCACCAAAAAACGTCCGCCATTGCAGGCAGGAAACCAGCTGAAAGTGATGAACTTTAATATCTATCATGGAGGTAATGAAACCGGGAAGGAAGTAGGGCCGCAAAGAGTGGTAGACGTGATCCGCCAGTCGGGGGCAGATATTGTTTCTATGCAGGAAACATATGGTTCCGGTGCTGTTATTGCCGATGCACTGGGGTATTATTTTTACCTGAGAGGGTCCAACCTGAGCATAATGAGTAAGTACCCTATTGTGGAAACATTACCGGGAGAGCATCCGTTTTATAACGGTGGCGCCCGTATTAAACTGAATGCGCAAAAAGAAATAGCTTTTTATACCAATTGGCTTAACTATCCTTTTGACTATTGGGATATGCTGGAGAAAGGGCAATCCTTTTCTACCGACTCCATGTTGCAACAGATGGAAGCGGTGAATGGCAGCAAGCTACGCCAGATCCTGGATAAGATATCGCCTGTAGTAGACCGTGCAGATCAGCTGCCTGTTATCTTTTGCGGGGATTTTAACAGTGGCTCTCACCTTGATTGGGTAGAAAGTACCCGTCATCTGAACGGAGGACATGTAGCTGCTTTTCCCGCTGGCAAACTAATGATGGCGGCAGGGTTCAAAGATTCCTTCCGTGAGGTACATCCTGATCCGCTGAAAGAACGTGGCATTACCTGGACACCACAATTCCCCAATGCATTTCAAGACCGCATTGATTATATTTATTACAAAGGAAAGTTACAGCCGCTACAATCTTTTACGATCACTACGCATCCTGCGCATTATCCATCAGACCATGCTGCACTCGTAACTACCTTCCGGATCCTGTAGTAAAAATTGCCGCAGGCCATACACAAAATCATAAAATAAGCTTATATTGTAGATAGCATTGATTTGTAAAGGGCAGTATGTCTGGGTAATAAAAATATCCTCCCGCTGCCTCCCGTCATGTTGGAATAGAAAACACCACATTCTTAACACCCAATTTTAACATCAAAATCTACAATTATGCAGAAGTACATTGCTGAACTCATCGGTACTTTTTCTTTGGTATTATTTGGTTGCGGCGCTGCGGCAGTTTCTGGTATCAGTACTGCCGGACCAGCAGGAGTAGGACTATTAGGTATTGCTATTGCATTTGGCTTTTCAGTAGTAGCGATGGCTTATGCCATTGGCGGCATTTCGGGCTGCCATATTAATCCTGCTATTACGATTGCCATGCTGGTAGCTGGTAAAATTAAAGCAGGCGATGCAGTGGGGTATATTGTTGCACAATTCATTGGTGCGGTGTTAGGTGCCGGTGTATTATACCTTATATTATCCGGCAAGTCAGGCTTTGAGATGGGGGAATGGGCTTTGGGT encodes:
- the aqpZ gene encoding aquaporin Z, which encodes MLTSKSTIMQKYIAELIGTFSLVLFGCGAAAVSGISTAGPAGVGLLGIAIAFGFSVVAMAYAIGGISGCHINPAITIAMLVAGKIKAGDAVGYIVAQFIGAVLGAGVLYLILSGKSGFEMGEWALGANGWGEGYLGNFNTTAAFIAEAVLTFLFLFVIFAVTSKWGNSTMAGLAIGVTLMLIHLVAIPITGTSVNPARSFGPAIFAGGKALQQLWLFIVAPIAGGIVAAIVWKGLFNEAKS
- a CDS encoding glycosyltransferase family 2 protein, with the protein product MPSVAVVILNWNGKAFLEKFLPSVCSSTYGNLDLYVADNASTDDSVAFVKAHYPQIKLIQNKYNNGFAGGYNAALKEVEADIYVLLNQDVEVAPGWIEPVIAQMQQDPNIAACQPKMRAYHDQERFEYAGAAGGWMDILGYTFCRGRILYTTEVDHGQYNDAQDIFWATGAALFIRSACFREVGGFDDDFFAHMEEVDLCWRLQRAGYRVMYCPESVVFHVGGGSLPQGNPRKLYLNFRNNLMMLWKNLHSEDRWIVLSQRFFLDLLAAVKSLAAGKPKDMMAIFRAYRDYYKWRRKYVKKDTLPEKKLLAISGVFHGIMIWRYYFLNRKKFSDLNK
- a CDS encoding sensor histidine kinase codes for the protein MFKQYVGWKFVLAAMALIIIATTIWFVSNLSQKIQQEERKKVATWVEANRELLQASSEANLNLAIEIVTTNTTIPLILTDELGNIIDSRNLDSAKIAQHKGYLKAQLDIYKKQHPPFIMEVDARQKVYNYIYYGDSLILKQIRYYPYIQLIVVTLFIGVVLFALSSANRATQNMVWVGLTKETAHQLGTPLSSMEAWMELLKENEANTPIVTELGKDIDRLKLITDRFSKIGSVPKLEERNIVEQIESMTSYIRKRASQKVHLTVHSPEQEIPAMISPPLFDWVVENLLKNALDAMEGKGDIDLYIENHPAHIIIDVSDTGKGIPKSNFEKVFKPGFSTKKRGWGLGLSLAKRIIEDYHKGRLTVKSSELNKGSTFRIWLRK
- a CDS encoding endonuclease/exonuclease/phosphatase family protein; its protein translation is MHQFTISLLILLLGGHYVSAQQPVYQCTFEDQPAQVTAKGISGKALNLEASAPSRKIMQVPYALKGYKGSFTVMCWAKAAKTAQNSYAILEAVSGKEDTQKGWTIGLQANGAWYWKIMQGNQTYEYQPTVQRQSIKDDKWHLLAFSYDTAKMECSMYYDGQQVAIYYTPGISGVQEAATLDIGGRKQGDLEQWEAFNGCVDEVGLYQSALSAEQIQQACTKYMPTKKRPPLQAGNQLKVMNFNIYHGGNETGKEVGPQRVVDVIRQSGADIVSMQETYGSGAVIADALGYYFYLRGSNLSIMSKYPIVETLPGEHPFYNGGARIKLNAQKEIAFYTNWLNYPFDYWDMLEKGQSFSTDSMLQQMEAVNGSKLRQILDKISPVVDRADQLPVIFCGDFNSGSHLDWVESTRHLNGGHVAAFPAGKLMMAAGFKDSFREVHPDPLKERGITWTPQFPNAFQDRIDYIYYKGKLQPLQSFTITTHPAHYPSDHAALVTTFRIL